From one Marinobacter sp. LV10MA510-1 genomic stretch:
- a CDS encoding FAD:protein FMN transferase has translation MLFNMVKPARAVMISVFYALVVAALAGCSFKPEQQIWEISGPIFGTRYHISVVMEEDQPRLQELAGGIEQALEGVDAAMSTWREDSELSRFNALPDQSDWTALSTPLYTVLLEAEAVSALTDGAFDITIGPVVNLWGFGPDARPDTVPDDATLARVLRGTGHNKIQLRYQPPGIRTSEQQYLDLSAIAKGFGVDEVARYLAAEGVSGYLVEIGGEVSVAGRKPDGSAWRLAIETPGEDAEQVNRVVALDNRALATSGDYRNYYEFNGQRYSHTLDPQTGKPITHNLASVTVIAENCMRADALATGFNVMGFEEAMTLAVRENIPAYFIVRGEAGFETHHTPAFSSFITQ, from the coding sequence ATGCTATTCAACATGGTTAAACCCGCCCGGGCGGTTATGATCAGTGTGTTTTATGCACTGGTTGTGGCGGCCTTGGCGGGTTGTTCGTTTAAGCCGGAACAACAGATCTGGGAAATATCCGGGCCGATCTTTGGCACTCGTTACCACATCAGTGTGGTGATGGAAGAGGACCAGCCCAGGCTTCAGGAGCTTGCCGGCGGCATTGAGCAGGCTCTTGAGGGCGTAGACGCCGCCATGTCTACCTGGCGCGAGGATTCTGAGTTGTCACGCTTTAACGCGCTGCCAGATCAGTCCGATTGGACCGCGTTGTCAACACCCTTGTACACCGTGCTGCTAGAAGCAGAAGCGGTGTCCGCGCTTACTGACGGCGCTTTTGATATCACGATTGGCCCAGTGGTGAATCTGTGGGGCTTTGGCCCGGATGCGCGGCCAGACACAGTGCCAGACGACGCCACACTGGCTCGGGTATTGCGCGGCACCGGACACAATAAAATCCAATTGCGGTACCAGCCTCCGGGCATTCGTACCAGCGAACAGCAATACCTGGATTTAAGTGCCATTGCCAAAGGCTTCGGTGTAGACGAAGTTGCCCGCTACCTGGCCGCAGAGGGTGTTAGCGGGTATCTGGTGGAGATTGGCGGTGAAGTCAGCGTTGCCGGGCGCAAGCCCGATGGTTCGGCCTGGCGCCTGGCCATCGAAACGCCCGGTGAAGACGCAGAACAGGTAAACCGGGTGGTAGCCCTGGATAACCGTGCTTTGGCGACCTCTGGTGACTATCGTAACTATTACGAATTCAACGGGCAGCGTTATTCCCATACACTGGACCCACAAACCGGTAAACCGATTACCCACAATCTGGCGTCGGTGACCGTGATCGCGGAAAATTGTATGCGCGCTGACGCCCTGGCCACCGGATTTAATGTGATGGGATTCGAGGAAGCCATGACGTTGGCGGTTCGCGAAAACATACCGGCTTATTTTATCGTGCGCGGTGAGGCAGGGTTTGAGACCCACCACACTCCGGCATTTTCGTCGTTTATAACCCAGTAG
- the nqrM gene encoding (Na+)-NQR maturation NqrM, translating to MGTFILVFFIVVLLVAGMSVGVIFGRKPISGTCGGIGALGISSSCDICGGNTQKCEENSERVGVEADSSLGYDATRPEK from the coding sequence ATGGGTACCTTTATTCTGGTGTTTTTTATAGTGGTTCTGTTGGTAGCGGGCATGTCAGTGGGCGTCATTTTTGGCCGTAAACCGATCAGCGGCACCTGCGGCGGCATTGGCGCTCTGGGCATCAGTTCTTCTTGCGATATATGCGGCGGCAACACCCAGAAATGTGAAGAAAACAGCGAGCGCGTTGGGGTCGAGGCAGATAGCAGTCTGGGTTACGATGCCACCCGCCCTGAAAAATGA
- the sthA gene encoding Si-specific NAD(P)(+) transhydrogenase produces MPEHHYDVVVIGAGPSGEGAAMNATKNGKRVAIVEDKRTVGGNCTHWGTIPSKALRHSVKQIITFNTNQMFRDIGEPRWFSFPRVLQNAQKVIGTQVKQRTQFYSRNRIDLINGSASFVDKNQLEVRGSKGVEILHFKQAIIASGSRPYLPPDLDFRHHRIYNSDTVLSLSHTPRTLIIYGAGVIGSEYASIFAGLGVKVDLINPGSRLLTFLDDDISDALSYHLRNNGVLVRHNEEYESVDGDDHGVVLSLKSGKKIRADAFLWCNGRTGNTDKLALEKIGLQANSRGQLAVDDHYRTEVENIYAVGDVIGWPSLASAAYDQGRSASSDIVQDDYFRFVSDVPTGIYTIPEISSVGKTERELTEAKVPYELGQAFFKDLARAQITGEPVGMLKILFHRETREILGIHCFGDQAAEIIHIGQAIMNQKGEANSLNYFINTTFNYPTMAEAYRVAALNGLNRIF; encoded by the coding sequence ATGCCAGAGCATCATTACGACGTAGTGGTTATCGGCGCCGGCCCGTCCGGCGAAGGCGCTGCGATGAACGCGACGAAAAACGGCAAGCGCGTAGCCATTGTTGAAGACAAAAGAACCGTAGGCGGCAACTGTACCCACTGGGGTACCATTCCTTCGAAAGCCCTGCGCCACTCAGTCAAGCAGATCATCACGTTCAATACCAATCAAATGTTCCGCGACATTGGCGAGCCGCGCTGGTTCTCGTTCCCGCGTGTTTTGCAGAATGCTCAAAAAGTGATTGGCACGCAGGTCAAGCAGCGCACCCAGTTCTATTCCCGCAACCGTATTGATCTGATCAACGGCAGCGCCTCGTTTGTTGATAAAAACCAGTTGGAAGTACGCGGCAGCAAAGGCGTGGAAATCTTGCACTTCAAGCAAGCCATCATTGCTTCGGGCTCGCGCCCTTATTTGCCGCCAGACTTGGACTTCCGTCATCACCGTATTTATAACTCAGACACCGTTCTGAGCCTGTCTCACACGCCGCGCACCTTGATTATTTATGGGGCAGGAGTGATTGGTTCGGAATATGCCTCTATCTTTGCCGGGCTTGGCGTAAAAGTCGATTTAATCAACCCGGGCAGCCGCTTGCTGACCTTCCTGGACGACGATATTTCCGACGCCCTGAGTTATCACCTGCGCAACAATGGCGTTCTGGTGCGGCACAACGAAGAATACGAATCCGTAGACGGCGACGACCACGGCGTGGTGTTGTCACTGAAATCCGGTAAAAAAATTCGAGCAGACGCATTTCTGTGGTGTAACGGCCGCACCGGTAACACCGACAAGCTGGCGCTGGAAAAAATTGGCCTGCAAGCCAATAGCCGCGGCCAACTGGCGGTAGACGACCATTACCGCACCGAGGTAGAGAACATTTACGCCGTCGGCGATGTTATTGGCTGGCCCAGCCTGGCCAGTGCCGCTTATGATCAGGGCCGGTCTGCCTCCTCTGACATTGTGCAAGACGACTATTTCCGCTTTGTATCAGACGTGCCCACGGGCATTTATACCATTCCGGAAATCAGTTCGGTGGGTAAAACCGAGCGCGAACTGACCGAGGCAAAAGTGCCCTACGAACTGGGCCAGGCGTTCTTTAAGGACCTGGCGCGGGCGCAGATTACCGGGGAGCCGGTGGGCATGCTGAAAATTCTGTTCCACCGTGAAACCCGTGAAATTTTGGGTATTCACTGTTTTGGTGACCAGGCTGCGGAGATTATTCACATCGGTCAGGCCATCATGAACCAGAAAGGCGAAGCAAATTCCCTGAACTACTTCATCAACACCACGTTCAACTACCCGACTATGGCCGAAGCTTATCGGGTAGCCGCGCTGAACGGATTAAACCGGATTTTCTAG
- a CDS encoding glycerophosphodiester phosphodiesterase, protein MIVYGHRGAKGEAPENTLEGFAHAYRQGIRHFELDLVLSKDGIPVLVHDLTVNRTTTFKGNVSDYTLAELTGMDARRNVSSWPSPVGIPSLDQLLDRFNDLEHLQLEVKSDKSPRMNVLSNRLTEIIQARRLYDKVAVTSSDVHFLKEIRRRDRNIRLGLVAERKFPRPMTIASRLEVEYLCINWKLLSKELVEHAHRKGMHVSAWTVNRIFDMLGLEKMGVDSIITDYPTSTITYFDNRTRHQSALPDNSDVTAPGKQQAIGTH, encoded by the coding sequence ATGATTGTATACGGACACCGCGGCGCCAAAGGTGAGGCTCCGGAAAACACTCTGGAAGGCTTTGCACACGCCTATCGCCAGGGCATACGCCATTTTGAGCTGGATCTGGTGCTGTCGAAAGACGGCATTCCCGTGCTGGTACACGATTTAACGGTGAATCGTACAACCACATTTAAAGGTAATGTCAGCGATTACACTCTGGCAGAACTGACCGGTATGGACGCTCGCCGCAACGTCAGTTCCTGGCCGAGCCCGGTGGGCATCCCCAGCCTGGACCAGTTGCTGGACCGGTTTAACGATCTTGAACACCTGCAACTGGAAGTAAAAAGCGATAAATCTCCGCGCATGAACGTGCTCAGCAACCGGCTGACGGAAATCATTCAGGCACGGCGGCTTTATGACAAAGTGGCCGTGACTTCGTCGGATGTTCATTTTTTGAAGGAAATTCGCCGGCGTGATCGCAATATTCGACTGGGGCTGGTGGCAGAACGCAAATTTCCGCGGCCCATGACCATTGCCAGTCGCCTGGAAGTGGAATATCTGTGCATCAACTGGAAGTTGCTCAGCAAAGAGCTGGTGGAGCATGCCCACCGCAAGGGTATGCACGTATCGGCGTGGACGGTAAACCGCATTTTCGACATGCTGGGACTGGAAAAAATGGGGGTAGACAGCATTATTACCGACTACCCGACCAGCACCATAACCTACTTCGACAATCGCACCCGTCACCAATCGGCTCTGCCCGACAACAGCGATGTCACTGCACCGGGCAAACAGCAGGCCATAGGCACTCACTGA
- a CDS encoding 3-deoxy-7-phosphoheptulonate synthase gives MLAILHPDTPMDSDAYRITLNFLENLPGVSVRVHEIQGATQRLTEVYLLGNTKGLNKEDIEALPAVERAIRISEDYRILGRHKDNNRQNGFTYNGVDFNQSNLNIFAGLCAVDVPEHVEQMMQALEQHGEVCTRMGAYKPRTNPYSFQGHGKGCLPWVFEKAGKHGIKVVAMEITHESHIEEIDNCLEKLGRPTGVMLQIGTRNTQNFELLKAIGRQSTYPALLKRGFGITLNESLNAAEYLASEGNANVIFCLRGMKTEAGQPHRNMVDFAHVPTVKRLTRMPVCIDPSHSVGSRDRAPDGILEVMHATAQGVVAGANMVLVDFHPKPEKALVDGPQALLMNELPAYLEDIRLCHDTWKKRQAIYKTVKDSMAK, from the coding sequence ATGCTAGCCATTCTTCACCCTGACACCCCGATGGACAGCGACGCTTATCGCATCACGCTGAATTTTCTGGAAAACTTACCCGGCGTTTCAGTGCGCGTTCACGAAATTCAGGGTGCGACGCAGCGGTTAACCGAAGTGTATTTGCTAGGCAACACCAAGGGCCTCAATAAAGAAGACATTGAAGCACTGCCGGCGGTCGAGCGGGCTATCCGCATTTCCGAAGATTACCGGATTCTGGGACGCCATAAAGACAACAACCGTCAAAACGGCTTTACCTACAACGGCGTGGATTTTAACCAGTCCAATCTGAATATTTTTGCCGGCCTGTGCGCGGTGGATGTGCCCGAACACGTCGAGCAAATGATGCAGGCGCTGGAACAGCACGGTGAAGTGTGTACCCGTATGGGTGCGTACAAGCCACGCACCAACCCCTATTCGTTTCAGGGCCACGGCAAAGGCTGCTTGCCCTGGGTGTTTGAAAAAGCCGGCAAGCACGGCATTAAGGTGGTGGCCATGGAAATTACCCATGAAAGCCACATTGAAGAGATCGACAACTGCCTGGAAAAGCTGGGGCGCCCTACCGGTGTCATGCTGCAAATTGGCACCCGTAACACTCAAAACTTTGAGCTTCTGAAAGCCATTGGTCGTCAGAGCACCTACCCGGCACTGCTCAAGCGTGGTTTTGGTATTACTCTGAACGAGTCTTTGAATGCGGCGGAATACTTGGCGTCGGAAGGCAATGCCAACGTGATCTTCTGCCTGCGCGGCATGAAAACCGAAGCGGGCCAGCCCCACCGCAACATGGTGGATTTTGCCCATGTTCCCACCGTGAAGCGCCTGACCCGCATGCCGGTGTGTATTGACCCGTCCCACTCTGTGGGCAGCCGTGACCGCGCGCCGGATGGCATTCTGGAGGTGATGCACGCCACCGCACAGGGTGTTGTAGCGGGCGCTAACATGGTGCTGGTAGATTTCCATCCGAAGCCGGAAAAAGCTCTGGTAGACGGCCCTCAAGCGCTGCTGATGAACGAATTGCCGGCATACCTTGAAGATATCCGCTTGTGCCACGACACCTGGAAAAAACGCCAGGCAATTTATAAGACTGTGAAGGATTCAATGGCCAAATGA
- the tal gene encoding transaldolase — translation MSNKLEQLKTMTTVVADTGDLDAIAAWRPQDATTNPSLLLKAVESDAYKPMVDKAIAAAKRQAGASADQLVLATDILAVLAGGEILKLVPGVVSTEVDARLSFDTVGTLSRARRMVELYDQQGIDTQRVLIKIAATWEGIKAAEQLEKEGIRCNLTLLFSFAQAVACAQAGVALISPFVGRIMDWHLADSGRDSFPASEDPGVLSVERIYNYYKTNDFNTAVMAASFRNTGQIEMLAGCDRLTISPALMQALQNDTGSLERKLSPAGARSKDKRSRMDEKQFRWDSNNDAMATEKLADGIRLFAADQRKLEAQIRQRAEAIG, via the coding sequence ATGAGCAACAAGCTTGAGCAACTGAAAACCATGACCACCGTAGTAGCTGACACCGGCGATCTGGATGCCATTGCCGCCTGGCGCCCGCAAGATGCCACGACTAACCCGTCGCTGCTGCTCAAGGCCGTTGAATCTGACGCTTATAAGCCGATGGTCGACAAAGCGATTGCAGCGGCAAAACGCCAGGCCGGCGCAAGCGCAGACCAACTTGTTTTGGCGACCGACATTCTGGCGGTGCTGGCTGGCGGCGAAATTCTGAAGCTGGTTCCCGGTGTGGTGTCTACCGAAGTAGATGCCCGCCTGTCGTTTGACACCGTTGGCACTCTGTCGCGGGCACGGCGTATGGTTGAGCTTTATGACCAGCAGGGTATTGATACCCAGCGCGTGCTAATCAAGATTGCCGCCACTTGGGAAGGCATCAAAGCCGCCGAGCAGCTGGAAAAAGAAGGCATTCGCTGCAACCTTACGTTGCTGTTCTCGTTCGCTCAGGCCGTTGCCTGTGCACAGGCCGGGGTGGCACTGATTTCACCGTTTGTTGGCCGTATTATGGACTGGCATCTGGCAGACAGCGGTCGCGACAGTTTTCCTGCCAGTGAAGACCCGGGTGTGCTGTCAGTGGAGCGTATTTATAATTACTACAAAACCAACGATTTCAACACCGCGGTGATGGCCGCCAGTTTCCGCAACACCGGGCAAATTGAAATGTTGGCCGGTTGTGACCGGCTGACCATAAGCCCGGCGCTGATGCAGGCGCTCCAGAACGACACGGGTTCGCTTGAGCGCAAGCTCAGCCCGGCTGGTGCCCGTTCTAAAGACAAGCGCAGCCGCATGGACGAAAAGCAGTTCCGTTGGGACTCGAACAACGATGCCATGGCAACCGAAAAGCTGGCAGACGGCATTCGCCTTTTTGCGGCAGACCAGCGGAAACTGGAAGCGCAAATACGCCAACGGGCAGAAGCCATAGGCTGA
- the dusA gene encoding tRNA dihydrouridine(20/20a) synthase DusA, whose protein sequence is MMEWTTPHYRYMARQLSKHALLYTEMVTTGALIHGDTERFLHHNAAEYPLALQLGGSNAGELAHCAGLAQQFGFSEVNLNVGCPSDRVQNNMIGACLMGHPDIVAAGFKAMQAATDIPVTVKHRVGINGRESWDELCGFIDTVAAAGCKTFIVHARIAVLEGLSPKENRDVPPLKYDWVYRLKAKYPQLEIIINGGIKTVDECHQHLAHTDGVMLGREAYHNPWILTQVDSEFFGEPEKAVSRHESLEAMYPFIEQELARGVYLGHISRHMLGLFHGVPGGRQFRRYISENAHKPGAGLDVLREALAKVPQTGIATVFTEA, encoded by the coding sequence ATGATGGAATGGACAACCCCGCATTATCGTTACATGGCGCGCCAGCTCAGCAAGCACGCACTGCTGTACACCGAGATGGTCACGACCGGCGCGTTGATTCACGGCGATACCGAACGGTTTTTGCACCACAACGCGGCAGAATATCCGCTGGCGTTGCAGTTAGGTGGCAGCAATGCCGGTGAACTGGCGCATTGTGCCGGCCTGGCGCAGCAATTCGGGTTTAGCGAGGTGAATCTGAATGTGGGCTGCCCCAGTGACAGGGTGCAGAACAATATGATTGGCGCCTGCCTGATGGGCCATCCGGATATCGTGGCGGCGGGCTTTAAGGCGATGCAGGCAGCTACGGATATTCCGGTAACGGTGAAACACCGCGTTGGTATTAATGGCCGCGAATCCTGGGATGAGCTGTGCGGGTTTATTGACACGGTGGCAGCTGCGGGCTGCAAAACCTTTATTGTTCACGCCCGCATAGCGGTACTGGAAGGGCTTAGCCCGAAAGAAAACCGCGATGTGCCGCCGTTGAAGTACGATTGGGTGTATCGCTTGAAAGCCAAGTATCCGCAGCTGGAAATCATCATTAACGGTGGCATAAAAACCGTGGATGAATGCCACCAGCATCTGGCCCATACCGATGGCGTTATGCTGGGCCGCGAGGCGTACCATAACCCGTGGATTCTGACGCAAGTAGACAGCGAATTTTTCGGCGAGCCGGAAAAGGCTGTTAGCCGCCATGAATCTCTGGAAGCCATGTACCCGTTTATTGAACAAGAGCTGGCGCGCGGCGTGTATTTGGGCCATATTTCCCGACACATGCTGGGATTGTTCCACGGGGTTCCTGGTGGGCGCCAATTCCGCCGCTACATCAGCGAAAATGCCCACAAACCGGGCGCCGGGCTAGATGTTTTGCGCGAGGCCCTGGCCAAGGTTCCACAAACGGGAATTGCCACCGTATTTACCGAAGCGTAA
- a CDS encoding helix-turn-helix domain-containing protein: protein MKNNQTDQIMTLEELANYLKISKSTVYKLAQEGRIPGQKLGKQWRFGKQAIDDWLSHQARTEGRD, encoded by the coding sequence ATGAAAAACAATCAAACGGACCAGATTATGACTCTGGAGGAGCTGGCGAACTATTTGAAGATCTCCAAATCGACCGTTTATAAACTGGCTCAGGAAGGGCGTATACCAGGGCAAAAGCTTGGCAAACAATGGCGCTTTGGAAAGCAGGCTATCGATGATTGGCTCAGTCACCAAGCCCGGACAGAGGGTAGAGATTGA
- a CDS encoding SNF2-related protein — protein MFTPHQSAYFANWLTQTGKVENRVSRAMASARVDMNPHQIEAARFALKSPLEKGVLLADEVGLGKTIEASLVMAQKWAEGKRNILLVVPASLRKQWSQELQDKFELPSIIIDSKVAAALKKEAIHNPFSHECKIVICSYEYVARQKEKVQLVDWHLVVFDEAHKLRNIYQNSGSKRAKTIVEATQYADSRVLLSATPIQNKLMELYGLSQVIDAHYFGDAKSFRKLYVNRQNDKQALEDLKQRIEPLCHRTLRRQVQQEGGISFTNRYSLTQDFTPLPEEWELYQKLSHYLQDPNIQAISHQAKHLVSMGLRKILASSSFAVADTLKGMVERLKDKQLLNEEALSDIEEADDWLDAEFGDDETQATTKTDRLQHEIEQLTEFQSLAQNISENAKGNALLTVLEKAMAMTESLGGQRKAVVFTESCRTQRYLNDLLEGNDYRGRTVLLNGSNADSRSKAIYKEWLEEHRGSARISGSKPADMKAALVDCFKSEKADILVSTEAGGEGINLQFCSVLINYDLPWNPQKVEQRIGRVHRYGQKNDVVVVNFVNRKNPADQRVFQLLNEKLKLFEGVFGASDEILGAIEGNIDIERRIYDIYQKCRTDAEIEQEFDQLQESLKDILDVREAEARQTLLNDFDRDVVATLRTLRDESNDFLQEYERVLLDLARAELPAAIFNTNHFVLDGQRYDLSWPLVEQNNSEFFRLQATKHHLAWELVRKAKSYRLESAHLIFQYDQMEGQYAALKVYLGHSGTLTAFEIRFSYNRGKDVKNQLVVLAKTDSGELLTPGNAEHLLFVPAYSKSLERIIDENEFADYQAQVIDEQTLQTEAELDNYLEQESDKLERWADDRRKVLMETVDELAEDIHQLKKASRQLASTAEKIQAKKELRKLERKRDDALHEYHESRKVIEQEEDRLLDEVAEKLELTCEVRNLFTIRWTLTH, from the coding sequence ATGTTTACACCTCATCAAAGTGCCTACTTCGCGAACTGGCTTACCCAAACCGGAAAAGTTGAAAATCGGGTCTCCCGGGCGATGGCATCTGCTCGTGTTGATATGAATCCCCATCAGATTGAGGCAGCCAGGTTTGCCCTGAAATCCCCTCTGGAAAAAGGGGTTTTACTCGCTGACGAAGTTGGTCTGGGTAAAACCATTGAAGCCAGTTTAGTGATGGCCCAGAAGTGGGCTGAGGGTAAGCGGAATATACTTTTGGTCGTCCCAGCGTCACTTCGTAAGCAGTGGAGTCAGGAGCTACAAGACAAGTTTGAGCTGCCTTCAATCATCATTGACAGCAAGGTTGCCGCTGCACTCAAGAAAGAGGCCATCCACAACCCGTTCTCCCATGAATGCAAGATTGTAATCTGCTCATATGAGTATGTTGCGCGCCAGAAAGAAAAGGTGCAGCTCGTCGATTGGCATTTAGTAGTCTTTGATGAAGCCCATAAACTTCGCAACATCTATCAGAATTCAGGCAGTAAACGGGCGAAGACCATTGTTGAAGCGACTCAGTATGCCGATAGCCGCGTTTTGCTGTCGGCCACGCCTATTCAAAATAAGCTAATGGAACTCTATGGTCTGAGTCAGGTAATCGACGCCCATTATTTTGGTGATGCCAAATCCTTCCGGAAGCTCTACGTTAACCGTCAGAATGACAAACAAGCTCTGGAGGACCTTAAACAGCGGATAGAGCCCCTGTGTCACCGTACTTTGCGGCGTCAGGTGCAACAAGAAGGGGGCATCAGTTTCACTAACCGCTACTCTCTTACTCAGGACTTTACGCCTCTGCCTGAAGAGTGGGAGTTGTATCAGAAACTCTCCCATTACTTGCAGGACCCGAATATTCAGGCGATTAGCCATCAAGCAAAGCACCTGGTCAGTATGGGCCTTCGGAAGATCCTGGCTTCATCCTCCTTTGCTGTGGCCGATACGTTGAAGGGGATGGTCGAGCGCCTGAAAGACAAACAGTTGCTAAATGAAGAAGCTCTTTCGGACATCGAAGAAGCAGATGACTGGCTGGATGCTGAATTTGGAGATGATGAGACCCAGGCAACTACAAAAACAGATAGACTTCAGCACGAGATTGAGCAGTTAACGGAGTTTCAATCCTTAGCGCAAAACATTAGTGAAAACGCAAAAGGTAACGCCCTTCTGACGGTGCTTGAAAAGGCCATGGCGATGACTGAAAGCCTGGGAGGTCAGCGAAAGGCCGTTGTGTTCACCGAGTCATGCAGAACGCAACGGTATTTAAACGATTTGCTTGAAGGCAACGATTATCGCGGTCGAACGGTGCTCTTGAACGGGTCCAACGCAGACTCGCGCTCGAAAGCCATCTACAAAGAATGGTTGGAAGAACACCGTGGATCGGCGCGGATTAGTGGCTCAAAACCGGCGGATATGAAGGCCGCACTGGTCGATTGTTTCAAGAGTGAAAAAGCAGATATTCTTGTTTCCACCGAAGCCGGCGGCGAAGGTATCAACCTGCAGTTCTGCTCTGTACTGATTAATTACGACCTGCCCTGGAACCCTCAGAAGGTGGAACAGCGTATTGGCCGGGTGCATCGCTACGGCCAGAAAAATGACGTGGTCGTTGTGAACTTTGTTAACCGCAAAAACCCGGCCGACCAACGCGTGTTTCAGCTGCTTAACGAGAAACTCAAGTTATTCGAAGGGGTGTTTGGGGCGTCGGACGAAATATTAGGGGCCATCGAAGGCAACATCGACATAGAACGCCGTATCTATGATATTTACCAGAAGTGCCGAACAGACGCGGAGATTGAGCAAGAGTTCGATCAATTACAAGAGAGTCTAAAGGACATTCTGGACGTCAGAGAGGCTGAAGCCCGACAGACCCTGCTAAACGATTTTGACCGTGATGTTGTGGCAACGCTGAGAACACTGCGCGACGAAAGTAACGACTTTCTTCAGGAGTATGAGCGGGTCCTACTGGATTTAGCGAGAGCAGAACTGCCAGCAGCAATTTTCAATACCAATCATTTTGTCCTGGACGGCCAACGGTATGACTTAAGCTGGCCTCTGGTCGAACAGAACAACTCGGAATTCTTTCGTCTGCAAGCGACAAAGCATCATCTTGCCTGGGAGCTTGTCCGCAAAGCAAAAAGCTATCGGTTGGAGTCAGCGCATCTGATCTTTCAGTATGATCAAATGGAAGGCCAGTATGCTGCGCTAAAGGTGTATCTGGGCCATTCTGGAACCTTGACCGCTTTTGAGATTCGCTTTTCTTATAATCGAGGAAAGGACGTAAAAAACCAACTGGTTGTTTTGGCGAAAACTGACTCTGGCGAGTTGCTCACGCCGGGAAATGCCGAGCACCTGCTCTTTGTTCCGGCGTATTCGAAGTCGTTGGAACGGATCATCGATGAAAATGAATTTGCCGACTATCAAGCCCAGGTGATTGACGAACAAACCCTCCAGACCGAAGCCGAACTTGATAACTATCTGGAGCAGGAGTCCGACAAGCTGGAGCGCTGGGCCGACGACCGGCGCAAAGTCTTGATGGAAACCGTGGATGAGCTGGCTGAAGACATTCATCAGCTAAAGAAAGCGTCGCGACAACTGGCATCCACGGCTGAAAAGATCCAGGCGAAAAAAGAGCTGAGAAAGCTGGAGCGCAAGCGAGACGATGCTTTGCATGAATACCACGAATCCAGAAAAGTCATTGAGCAAGAAGAAGACCGCCTGCTGGATGAGGTTGCCGAAAAGCTGGAATTGACCTGCGAGGTGAGAAATCTATTCACCATTCGCTGGACTCTAACTCATTGA
- a CDS encoding ATP-binding protein has translation MDQEKLVKDLLFHIRLGEDSSIEFKAVTYEGERPKDPNRDKMAHEIAAFANGQGGRLVLGVVDISRSISVHQSAGRYYQRVGSTKQEMKPEVLARLFQQRSQARLIRFDEALVPGTQVEDIDKSLKQRFLKPNTPEKEQLHKLHLTAKDDYDEGLSVCGVLLLTPDPTQWLNNAYVQCVFYSGTARDAEDQLDAQDYTGPIDQQINGAVDFVKRNMRIEAKKQIGRVDIPQYDLGAIFEAVVNAVAHRDYSMTGRRIRLHLFADRLELYSPGELSNSLTIDGLMENTVTRNEALVNLLSRYYQAREEAGRQALIERRGEGVPKIVHRSTELSGKEPEYRLIDDRELLLTIYAASKESRR, from the coding sequence ATGGATCAGGAAAAACTCGTCAAAGACCTGTTGTTTCATATTCGCCTGGGCGAAGACTCCAGTATTGAATTCAAAGCCGTCACTTATGAGGGTGAACGGCCCAAAGATCCAAACCGGGATAAAATGGCCCATGAAATTGCCGCCTTCGCCAATGGCCAGGGCGGACGACTTGTGTTGGGTGTGGTCGACATCTCAAGAAGCATCTCGGTACACCAAAGTGCGGGGCGTTACTACCAGCGTGTCGGCTCCACCAAGCAGGAAATGAAACCGGAAGTCCTTGCACGCTTATTTCAACAGCGTTCTCAGGCACGGCTGATCCGATTCGACGAAGCCCTGGTGCCGGGGACCCAAGTCGAAGATATTGATAAATCTTTGAAACAGCGTTTTTTGAAACCGAATACGCCCGAGAAAGAGCAGCTTCACAAGCTGCATTTGACCGCTAAAGACGACTACGACGAAGGCCTATCGGTCTGTGGCGTACTGCTGCTTACGCCTGATCCCACCCAGTGGTTGAACAATGCCTATGTCCAATGCGTGTTTTATAGCGGCACCGCGCGGGACGCGGAAGACCAGCTCGACGCACAGGATTACACCGGCCCCATAGACCAACAAATCAACGGTGCGGTGGATTTCGTTAAACGGAACATGCGCATAGAAGCCAAAAAACAAATCGGCCGGGTCGATATTCCGCAATACGATCTGGGGGCGATTTTCGAAGCCGTAGTCAATGCGGTTGCGCACCGAGACTACTCCATGACCGGTCGGCGTATCCGTTTACACCTATTTGCAGACCGCCTGGAACTCTACTCCCCGGGCGAGCTTTCCAACAGCCTTACCATCGATGGTTTGATGGAGAACACCGTCACCCGCAACGAGGCATTGGTAAACTTGTTGAGTCGCTACTATCAGGCCCGGGAAGAAGCAGGCCGCCAGGCGTTGATTGAACGGCGGGGAGAAGGCGTGCCCAAAATCGTCCACCGCAGTACCGAGCTGAGCGGCAAGGAGCCCGAGTATCGCCTCATCGACGACCGTGAGTTACTGCTCACAATTTATGCAGCCAGCAAAGAATCCCGACGCTAA